A stretch of the Bordetella genomosp. 8 genome encodes the following:
- a CDS encoding ABC transporter substrate-binding protein produces the protein MKSVSSVKRRSIIKGLLAAPLAAAPLWAHAQNKGKELVVGGAGSHKAFLDPLIPVFEKQTGCKVLFEGTRSLVNLEKMVNNKGHQYMSVVLMDDPVMIQAIKEGVLEKITAAQVPSLAKLKPGTVHMDGMWANYMQSTTGVAINTAQVRQVPSYADLWTPAYKGKLIIPSLQNTEGLAMFLVAAALESGKSMKDAQYEPDAAFRKLKALKPNLLTVYTQLPQALNLLEQGEATAIGGMIGFNAFERKAKGAPIDLVLPKEGGMAMPTGIAKVKGGPESELADAFIEAMLGAWQKQIADISLALPANTTVAAPAGVPKGEVFVPDWSYISEQRKGWVERWDREMAL, from the coding sequence ATGAAATCGGTATCAAGCGTCAAACGCAGGAGCATCATCAAGGGCCTGCTCGCGGCCCCGCTGGCGGCCGCACCACTTTGGGCGCATGCACAAAACAAGGGCAAGGAACTCGTGGTCGGCGGGGCCGGCAGCCACAAGGCGTTTCTCGATCCACTGATACCGGTGTTCGAGAAACAGACCGGCTGCAAGGTGCTGTTCGAAGGCACGCGTTCGCTGGTCAACCTGGAAAAGATGGTCAACAACAAAGGCCATCAGTACATGTCCGTGGTCTTGATGGATGACCCGGTGATGATCCAGGCCATCAAGGAAGGCGTGCTGGAGAAGATCACGGCCGCCCAGGTGCCCAGCCTGGCCAAGCTCAAGCCAGGGACCGTGCACATGGACGGCATGTGGGCCAATTACATGCAGTCGACCACCGGCGTGGCGATCAACACCGCGCAAGTCCGCCAGGTCCCCAGCTATGCCGACCTGTGGACGCCCGCCTACAAGGGCAAGCTGATCATCCCCTCGCTGCAGAACACCGAAGGCCTGGCGATGTTCCTCGTCGCCGCCGCGCTCGAATCCGGCAAGTCGATGAAGGATGCCCAGTACGAGCCCGACGCCGCCTTCCGCAAGCTCAAGGCGCTCAAGCCGAACCTGCTGACCGTCTACACGCAATTGCCGCAGGCCCTCAATCTGCTGGAGCAAGGGGAAGCCACCGCCATCGGCGGCATGATCGGCTTCAATGCCTTCGAGCGCAAAGCCAAGGGCGCGCCGATCGACCTGGTGCTGCCCAAGGAAGGCGGCATGGCCATGCCCACCGGTATCGCCAAGGTCAAGGGCGGCCCGGAATCCGAACTCGCCGACGCATTCATCGAGGCCATGCTGGGCGCCTGGCAAAAGCAGATCGCGGACATCTCGCTGGCCTTGCCCGCCAATACGACCGTGGCCGCGCCCGCAGGCGTCCCCAAGGGCGAGGTGTTCGTTCCCGACTGGAGCTACATCAGCGAGCAACGCAAGGGCTGGGTTGAACGCTGGGACCGCGAGATGGCGCTATGA